The window CGACCTCCTCGACTTCTGCCTGTGGCTGGAGGGCGCCGACCTGCTCGCCGCCGTCGCGCAGGGCACGCCCCGCCGGACGACGGGCGACTCCGCCACCTTGTGACGGGCGCCGTCGCGCTACCGTGACGGCATGGTCTGGGTCGTCGTCTGCGCGGTGGTCGCGCTGCTCGGCGGCGGGTACCTCTTCCTGCTCGGCCGCGAGGTCGTCCGCAAGGGCGGACGGCTCCTGCGCGAGGTGGACGAGGCCGTCACGCGCGCGGAGCAGGCCGCCCGCGCGGGTGCCCCGGACCCACCGCCCGGGACGTAGAGTGGGCGGCACCCCACACCGGAGGACGTCATGTTCCGCAACCTGTTCGACAACCCGCTCCTGCTGCTGGTCATCGTCCTGCTGGTCGTCGTGCTCTTCGGGGCCAAGCGCCTGCCGGACGCCGCCCGCTCGCTGGGGCGCTCGATGCGCATCTTCAAGTCCGAGGTCAAGGAGATGAAGCGGGACGACGACGCCCGCCCGGAGGGCTCGGACTCCCGCACCACCGGCACGTCGCCCGAGGCGCTCGAGGGCCGCGTGGTCCACGAGGACCACGCCCCGCGCACCAGCCCCGCCGACGACCCGGCCCGTCGGGACGCCTGAGCCCCACCGGCCCGCACCCGAGCTGACGGAGGTCCCACGTGCTCCGCCGTGCCCGCAACCCCGAGGGCCGCATGCCGTTGCGCGCGCACCTCGTGGAGCTGCGCAACCGGATGCTCGTCTCCGGGGTGGCGGTGCTCGTCATGGGCGTCGTCGGCTGGGTCGTGTACGACCCGGTCATCGACGAGCTCGTGCGTCCCATCGTCGCCGCCGGCGTCGTCAACGACATGGACATCGAGCTCCGGTTCGGCTCACCGACCGAGTCGTTCGACATGCGGGTCAAGCTGTCGCTGTGGATCGGGCTCGTGGGCTCGAGCCCGATCTGGCTGTTCCAGCTGTGGGCCTTCATCACGCCCGGGCTCACGCGCAAGGAGCGGTGGTACTCCATCGGCTTCCTGTCCGCGGCCGTCCCGCTCTTCCTCGCCGGCGTCGCGCTCGCGTGGTTCGTGCTGCCCAACGCCTTCATCTTCCTCACGAGCCTCAACCCCGAGGAGGTCGGCAGCCTCTTCGACTTCAGCCTGTACGTCGGGTTCGTGACGCGGGTCGCGCTCTTCTTCGGGGTCGCGTTCCTGCTGCCCGTCGTCATGGTCGCGCTCAACCTCGCCGGCCTGGTCCGAGGACGCACGATGCTGCGGGCCTGGCGCTACGCCATCGTGCTGTCGTTCGTCTTCGCGGCCATCGCCAGCCCCACGCCCGACATCGTCGTGATGTTCACCCTCGCCGGACCCATGCTCGGGCTCTACCTCGTCGCGGTGGGCGTCGCGCTCGTCGTCGACCGGCGCCGCGACCGGCGCAACGCGCTCGGCGGCCTCGACGACGACGAGGCCTCGGCGCTCGAGGACGACGCCTACGACGTGCGGCCCGCGGCCCCGCTGGAGCCGGCCGACGGGACCCCGGCGGGCGACGAGCCCGCCCGTCGCGCACCGCGCGCCTGACCCGGCACCCGCTCGTGACCCCCTCCGGCGCCCGTCTCGGGCTCGTCGTCAACCCCGGCTCGGGCGCGGGTCGCGGCGCGGCCGTCGGCCGGCGCGCC of the Aquipuribacter sp. SD81 genome contains:
- the tatA gene encoding Sec-independent protein translocase subunit TatA — translated: MFRNLFDNPLLLLVIVLLVVVLFGAKRLPDAARSLGRSMRIFKSEVKEMKRDDDARPEGSDSRTTGTSPEALEGRVVHEDHAPRTSPADDPARRDA
- the tatC gene encoding twin-arginine translocase subunit TatC, producing MLRRARNPEGRMPLRAHLVELRNRMLVSGVAVLVMGVVGWVVYDPVIDELVRPIVAAGVVNDMDIELRFGSPTESFDMRVKLSLWIGLVGSSPIWLFQLWAFITPGLTRKERWYSIGFLSAAVPLFLAGVALAWFVLPNAFIFLTSLNPEEVGSLFDFSLYVGFVTRVALFFGVAFLLPVVMVALNLAGLVRGRTMLRAWRYAIVLSFVFAAIASPTPDIVVMFTLAGPMLGLYLVAVGVALVVDRRRDRRNALGGLDDDEASALEDDAYDVRPAAPLEPADGTPAGDEPARRAPRA